From Glycine max cultivar Williams 82 chromosome 11, Glycine_max_v4.0, whole genome shotgun sequence, the proteins below share one genomic window:
- the LOC100799035 gene encoding 26S proteasome regulatory subunit S10B homolog B: MGHIAKICWWVSKKPTQSDDIPQALAALTLDNTIVETEWTSDTGASNHMTGKASILSNIQQYLGTDSVLIVDGSSLLIHGTRNTETNYHREAQGLYNLSVFFYISYSTVGGLSDQIGELRESIELPLMNPELFLRFGIKPPKGVLLYGPPGTGKTLLARAIASNIDANFLKVVSSAIIDKYIGESTRLIREMFGYARDHQSCIIFMDEIDAIVGCRFSEGTSADREIQRMLMELLNQLDGFDQLGKVYFIP; encoded by the exons ATGGGCCATATAGCAAAGATATGTTGGTGGGTGTCCAAGAAACCAACTCAATCTGATGATATACCTCAAGCACTTGCAGCCCTTACCTTAGACAACACAATTGTTGAAACAGAATGGACCTCTGACACCGGGGCCTCTAATCACATGACAGGTAAAGCTAGTATATTGAGTAATATCCAACAATATTTAGGTACAGACTCTGTGCTTATTGTTGATGGTTCTTCTCTCCTAATTCATG GAACAAGAAACACAGAAACCAATTATCACCGAGAGGCACAAGG GTTATACAATTTATCAGTTTTCTTCTATATCAGCTATTCAACTGTTGGTGGCTTATCTGATCAGATTGGGGAATTAAGGGAGTCAATTGAACTACCTTTGATGAATCCTGAGCTCTTTCTTCGATTTGGAATTAAACCTCCAAAG GGTGTTCTCCTTTACGGGCCTCCTGGTACTGGTAAAACATTGTTAGCCAGGGCTATTGCCAGTAATATAGATGCTAACTTCCTAAAG GTTGTTTCCAGTGCCATAATTGACAAGTACATTGGAGAAAGTACTAGGTTAATTAGAGAGATGTTTGGTTATGCACGTGATCACCAG TCGTGCATCATTTTTATGGATGAGATCGATGCCATTGTAGGTTGCCGTTTCAGTGAGGGAACAAGTGCAGATCGTGAGATTCAGAGAATGCTAATGGAGCTACTTAATCAACTTGATGGATTTGATCAACTTGGAAAGGTATATTTTATTCCATAA